CGTCCTCCTCGTGCAGCGACTGCTCGGAAAACCACGTGTCGAACTCGACGCCGAAGTCGGCGAGGTCCTTCTTCTGGCGAGCGATCATCAGCTCCTGCGAACGCCGCTGGAACCAGTCCACGTCCTTCTCGGCCGCGTCGGGATGCCCGGCCAGAACCGAGGCGGCCACCTCCTGCACGTAGTCGCCCTTGTAACCGCCTTCGGGGAAGCTCGAGGCGAGACCGGCGGCCTCGCGCACGTAGTGGCGCACGGACTCTGCGAACAGGCGCATCTGCTCGGAGTTCACGCCGTCGTTGACGTAGAACTCGCGGTGGACGCGGTGCCCGGCGGCCTCAAGCACGCGGCAAAGGGTGTCGCCGAACGCCGCTCCTCGCCCGGAGCCGACGGTGATCGGACCGTTGGGGTTGACCGAGACGAACTCGACGTTAAGCTTCAGAGAAATCTCGGCGGGGGAGCGCTCGAATCCGGCGCCCACCTGAGCCGCGAGCGAACCGAGCCAGGCCGGGTCGAGGCGCAGGTTCAAAAAGCCCGGGCCGGCGATCTCGACGGCGGCGATCGCCTCGTGCGTTCCCAACTCGAGGGCAAGCGCCTCGGCGATGGCGCGCGGGTTCATACCGGCCTGCTTCGCGGCGGTGAGCGCGAACGCGCACGCGAAGTCCCCGTGGTCGGGGTTCTTCGGTTCGGCGATTTCGGGCGTTCCGTACTCGGCCGGGGGCAGGGTGCCGGCGGCGACGAGCGAGGCCACGGCGTCGGCAAGATGGCGGGTGAGAAGCGAGCGGATCAAGGCGCCGAGTTTACCGGGCGTCCCGCGCGAACCGACCGGCACCGAATTCGCGTCGTGAAGGTGAACCCTCGTGATTCGAGTATTCGACTGCTGGCAATCGGTGTGCGTTTGGTCTAGAATGGACGTGCCCGGCGGGGTGCGCGCCCGCGGCCGTTTGTCGGGTCATCGAGGGTGGGAGTAAGAGAGTCAATGGCGTTGCCGCGAGTTCCTTTGGATCAATATCTCCTTCAAAAGGAGTATCTCAAGCCCGAGCAGTTGGACGAGGCGAAGAAGGTCCAGACCCAGACCAAGCAGGACTTGGGCAGGGTGTTGGTCGAGCTTGGCTTTGTCGGCGAGCGCGAAGTGCTCGAGGCCAAAGCCCAGGAGTTGGGCATTCCGTTCGTCGACTTGGACCGGCATTCGGTCGAGAGTTCGGCGATCAACGTCGTGCCGGAGCGGATCGCCAAGAACCACAGCGTCGTCCCGGTCAAGAAAGAGGGCACCAACCTCTGGCTGGCGATGTCCAACACGAACAACATCCAGGCCATGGACGACGTGCGCATGGTCTCCGGGTGCCGCGTGTATCCGGTCATGGCCGTGCCCGGCGCCATCGACGACGCGCTCCGCAAATACTACGGCGGCTCCACAACGAACGGCGACACGCCCGTTGCGGCTCCGATAACCGACGAGCAGTCCAATTTCAACTCGGACATCCGCGGCGCCATCGCGAGCGCCCAGGTGGCGCGCGGGCGGGAAGACGACATCGACCCCGCGGACGCCGAAGCGGAGAAGATGGCGGACCAGGCGCCGATCATCAAGCTCGCGAACGCCTTGATCCAGCAGGGCATCGCCGACCGCGCGTCGGACATCCACGTCGAACCCCAGCAGCGTGCCCTTCGGGTTCGGTACCGCGTGGACGGCGTGCTCATGGAGGCGATGACGATCCCCAAGAACCTCCAGGCGCCGCTCGTCAGCCGCCTGAAGATCATGGCGGACATGAACATCGCCGAGCGCCGCGTCCCGCAGGACGGCCGCATCGAAGTCCGCCACTCGAGCAAGGACTACGACATGCGCGTCAGCTCGATCCCCACGCCGTTCGGCGAGAAGATCGTCATGCGCATCCTCGACAAGTCCAGCGTCATGATCGGCCTGAACAAACTGGGCTTCACCGAGGAGAACCAGCTCAAGATCGAAGAGCTCACGTCGCAGCCGAACGGCATGTTCCTCTGCACGGGACCCACGGGTTCCGGAAAGACGACGACGCAGTACTCGGTCCTCAACAAGCTCAACACGGTCGGGGTGAACATCATCACGGTCGAGGACCCGATCGAGTACCAGCTCAACGGCATCGCCCAGGTGCAGACCAACCGAAAGGCGGGTCTCACGTTCGCCACAGCCCTTCGCTCGTTCCTGCGCCAAGACCCCGACATCATCATGGTCGGTGAAATGCGCGACCTGGAGACCGCCGAGATCGCGATCGAGTCGTCGCTGACGGGCCACCTCGTGCTTTCCACGCTGCACACGAACGACGCCCCCTCGGCCACGATCCGTATGATCGACATGGGCGTCGAGCCGTACCTGATCTCGGCGACGGTCATCGGCGTGCTCGCCCAACGTCTCGGCCGCCGCATCTGCAACAACTGCAAGGAGCCCTACGAGGTGCCGGCGATCGACCTGCGCCGCTTCGGCTTCCAAGTCACGGATCCCGACGAGATGGTCACGTTGCACCGCGGCCGCGGCTGCGAAGATTGCCGGCAGACGGGCTACAAAGGCCGAACCGGCTTCCACGAGCTGATGGTCATGAACGCCGAGATCGCCGAACTCGTCGTGCGCCGCGCCCCGCTGGCGGACATCAAAGAGGCCGCCAAGGCCAACGGCATGAAGGAGCTTCGCGAGGACGGCCTCACGAAGGTCTTGGCAGGAATCACCGACCCGCAGGAGGTCATGCGCGTGGTCTTCACCGCAGGCTTCTAACTCAAACCCATGGATACACCCACGAACACCCCGCAAGCCGCCCCCGGGTTCCAGCTCTCGGAGGACAGCGTCGCCGAGAAGCCGGCCGAAGAGGTCGTCAAGGCCGGCGCGCCGCGCAGCCTCGAAGACCTCCACATCGACGAGCTGCTGCACATCGTCGTCGACAAGAACGCGTCGGACCTGCACATCTGCACGAACTCCGAGCCGATCATCCGCGAGGACGGCAAGCTCAAGAAGCTCAACTTCGAGAAGTTCAGCCCGCAGTCGCTGCAGCGCATGATGTACGACATCCTCTCGGACGAGAACATCAACCGGTTCGAGACGACCCTCGAGCTCGACTTCTCGTATGCGCTCCCGCGCCGCGCACGGTTCCGTGTGAACCTGTACCGCGACCGGGGCGCATGCGCCGCCGCGTTCCGTCTGATCCCCAGCAAGATCCCGACGGTCGGGGACCTGAACCTGCCCAAGGTGCTCGAGAAGATCACGGAGAAGCCGCGCGGCCTCGTGCTGGTCACGGGCCCCACCGGCTCGGGCAAGTCCACGTCGCTCGCGGCGATGATCAACCACATCAACACCACGCGGTCCGAGCACATCATCACGATCGAAGACCCGATCGAGTATCTGCACACGCACAAACTCTCGCTGATCAACCAGCGCGAGCTGGGCGGCGACACCAAGTCGTTCGCCGCCGCGTTGCGCGCGTCCCTCCGCGAAGACCCCGACGTGATCCTGGTCGGTGAAATGCGCGACATCGAGACGATCGCCCTGGCGATCACCGCGGCGGAAACAGGCCACCTCGTGTTCGCCACCCTGCACACGAACAACGCGGCCGAATCGATGGACCGCATGATCGACGTGTTTCCCCCCGGCCAACAGGAGCAGATCCGCATCCAGCTTGCGAACAACATCCAGGCGGTCGTTTCGCAGCAGCTGATGCCCCGCGCCGGAGCGCCGGGCCGCGTGCCCGCGGTCGAGGTGATGATCGCCAGCCCCGCGATCCGCAACCTCATCCGCGAGAACAAAACGCACCAGATCCCGTCTATGATTCAGACCAGTGCCGCCCACGGCATGATCGCGATGGACCAGAGCCTGCGCGACCTGTACCTCAAGGGTTATGTGACGTTGGAGGAAGCGATGACGCGCGCGATCAACGTCGAAGAATTGAAGAAGATGATCAACACGCCGCAGACGGGGACCGCACCCTCGTCGCCGCCGCGTCGCTGACCGATAGGAGAAGAGGATGCCAGTCTACGGCTACACGTTCAGAGATCCCAGCGGCGGAACCCAAAAGGGAACCGCCGAGGCCGAAAGCGAAGAGATTCTTCGCAAGAGGTTTGAGGAGCAGGGGTTCACGATCACCGAGGTGACCGTGATCAAGGCGCGCTCGCCCAAGGCCAAGACGTACGGCCGGGTCAAGCTCGCCCACCTTTCGGTCTTCTGCCGCCAGTTCTCGACGATGGTCGACGCCGGCGTGTCGCTCGTGCGCTGTCTGGACGTGCTGGGCCAGCAGACGCAGGACCCCAAGCTCAAGAAGATCCTCGTCGACATCGGCGAGCGCGTCGAGTCCGGTGAAAGCCTGTCGCGCGCCATGCAGCGGCACCCGCGCACCTTCAGCAACCTGTTCATCGGTTTGATCCGCGCCGGCGAGATCGGCGGCGTGCTGGAGGAGTCCCTCCAGCGCCTTTCGCACTTCTTGGAGAAGGACGTCGAACTGCGCCGCAAGGTCAAGGCGGCGATGACCTACCCGGTCCTCGTTCTCATCCTCTCGACGGGCATCGTCATCTTCCTCGTGTCCTGGTTCGTGCCGCAGTGGGCCGCGATTCTCGTGGACCTGGGGCTCAAGGGCGACGACATTCCCGCCCCGACGCAGTTCCTGATCGACCTTTCGGACACGATCAAACACCGCTGGTGGATGCTCCTGCTGGGCGCCTTCATCATCATCTTTTCGTGGAAGCTGTTCACCAGCACCCGGTTCGGACGCCGCGTGGCGGACCGCATGAAGCTGAAGGTGCCGGTCTTCGGGAAGCTGCACCACAAGGTGTGCATGGCCCGGTTCAGCCGGACGATGGGCACGCTGCTCACCTCGGGCGTTCCGATCCTGCAGGCGATGGAGACCGTCGCGGGCACCGTCGGCAACACGATCATGGCCGACGCCGTCCTCGAAGCGAGGGCGCGCATCCGCGAAGGAGACCGGATCGGCGAGCCGCTGGAAGCGTCGCGCCTGTTCCCGCCGATGGTCGTGCACATGATCGGCGTCGGCGAGGAGTCCGGTTCGCTCGACTTCATGCTGCAGAAGATCGCGGACTTCTACGAGAGCGAAGTCGAGGCGACGCTGCAGTCCCTGACGGCCGCCCTCGAGCCGATCATGATCGTGGGCCTGGGCTTCATCGTCGGTTTCATCGTCGTGTCGATGTTCCTCCCGCTGGTCCGCGTCATCGAGCGCTTGTCGAGCGGTGGCGCCTCAGACGCCTAGACGGGCGCGCTGATGGGGCGGAGACCGAGCCTGAGCCGGGTTCGGTCTCCGCTTTTTTCGTGGTTCCGCGCTTGCAAGCGCGCGGTCAATCGGTTATCGTTGCAAGTGCCGGGTCTGCACGGCGCCAGGGAGGGGAAGTGAGAGGGAAGGAACCGCATGTTTCCTGAGTGGACGTGGCTGGTCGGGCTGTGGCTGGGTGCCACGGTGGGCAGCTTCCTCAACGTCGTGGTCTACCGGACCCCTCGGAACCTCTCGCTCTCGGACCCGCCCCGCAGCTTCTGCCCCAAGTGTCGGCATCCCCTGGGCCTTCCGGATCTCGTGCCCCTGTTCAGTTGGCTCGCGCTCCGGGGCAGGTGCCGCCACTGCGGAGCCAAGGTCGCGTCGCGCTACTTCTTCGTCGAGCTGATCAACGGGGCGATTTGGGCGGGGCTGTGGTACCGCTTCTTCGTCGACGGGCACGACCCCGCCCGGTTCGTGGCGTTCGCTGCGGCCGCGTCGACGCTGGTCGCCGTCGTGTTCATCGACTGGGAGCTCTACATCATCCCGGACCAGGTCAACGCGTTCTTGTGGCTCGTCGGAATCCTCTACAACGTCGCGCTGCTCGCGACGGGCGCGCCCGAGGCGTGGACGTGGGGGATGCCGAGCGCGCTCGCGGGCTGGCTCGCGGGGGTGGGCGCGTTGTGGGGGGTCGCGGTGTTCGGACGCGTGCTGTTCCGCAAAGACGCCATGGGCCACGGGGACATCAAACTCGCCCGGGGCATCGGCGCGGTGCTGTTCCCGCTGTCCGCGTTCGTCAGCTTCGCCCTCGCCATCGTGTTGGGCGCGGTGCTCGGCGTGGTCCAGGTGCTCTTGCTGAAGGGCCAGGGCGACGCGGAGGGAGGGCCGGCCGAAGACGCCGGCGACGAAGGCGCGTGGGAGCCGGAGTCAATCGGCTCGCTCTTCAAGTCGGGATTGGGCTACTTCCTGTGCATCGACATCGTGGGGCTTTTCGTGCCCCGACTGTACGAGTCCTGGTTCGGCGAGCCCGCGTTCGCCGCAGCCGAGGAGATCGAAGAGTTTGAGGTAGAAAGAACGATGATCCCGTTCGGACCGTACCTCGCGCTCGGGGCGGTGGCCACCATGCTGTTCGAGGGACCGCTGCGTGGCTTGTGGGATCGTTATTTCGATTGGGCGTTCGGGGGACCGGCCTTCGTGGAACACTTTCACGTCTTGCTCGGTCATATCCATAGTTGATTGATGGGAGCGTGCGAATAAAGATGACTCGAAAGCGTGCCTTTACGTTGGTCGAGCTACTCACGGTGATTGCGATCATCGCGTTGTTGGCCGCCATCGCCTTTCCGGTGTTGGCTCGGTCCAAGGACAATGCCAACCGCAGTTCGGACATAGCGAACATGAACTCGATTCGGACGGCGTTGCAGCTGTACCGCGTCGACCAGGGGGCCTATCCTCCCGCGCTGTTGGGTTACGCGACGCTTTACGCGACGGGTCCAAACGCCGGGAACGTGATGCCGGCATCCCAGGTCCGTGGCTTCCTTTATCCTCGCCGGGTGGACTCATCCAAGACGTTCCAGCCCGCGTACGCGCGTTACGGAAACGCGGACATCACCACGGCGGTCTGGCCCCCGGCCGACCCGCGGCCGCTGGGCTCGGCGCCGGTGTTGGATCTCAACGGCGACGGTTCGGTGGACTCGAACGACGACGTTGCGGGTGCGCGTCAGGCCTTCGGGCCCTCGGACGTGGTGAAGCGCCCCAACCCGAACAACGCCGCCGAGAACATCGAGAACGACCCCAATCCTACGATCAACGCGTACTTCTACAAGATCAGCGGCTACGACGTGTCCGAGGTGCCCACGGGCGGCGGGGCCTCGCGATGGGAGCTGCGCTATGCGAAGTTCTGGACGACGTGGGGGCTGACCACGGGCGGCGCCGACGACGATCCGCGCCAATTGGGCTACACCGATCCGCCGGACGGCACCGTGGTCACGTGGGACAGCTACTTCCGCGAGTTGGATGCGTCGGGGCAGGCGACCCGCGCGAACCGGGACGTAGTGTTGTTCCTCGGAGGCGGGGCGCGGACGTTCGATTCCAGGGCGATTTCGGAGCGCTCGTGGCGCGTGGTGGCCCGCTGAAGACCGTGGCGGACCGGGGCAGAACAAGGAGCATTTGATGATTCGCAACAGGCGCACGGCTGGAACCACGCTGATCGAGGTCCTGGTGGTCATCGTGATCTTCCTGATCGGCATTCTCGCGGTCGTTCAGGTGTTTCCGGGCGGGTTCAAGGTCTTGCGCGCG
This portion of the Fimbriimonadaceae bacterium genome encodes:
- the tadA gene encoding Flp pilus assembly complex ATPase component TadA, encoding MALPRVPLDQYLLQKEYLKPEQLDEAKKVQTQTKQDLGRVLVELGFVGEREVLEAKAQELGIPFVDLDRHSVESSAINVVPERIAKNHSVVPVKKEGTNLWLAMSNTNNIQAMDDVRMVSGCRVYPVMAVPGAIDDALRKYYGGSTTNGDTPVAAPITDEQSNFNSDIRGAIASAQVARGREDDIDPADAEAEKMADQAPIIKLANALIQQGIADRASDIHVEPQQRALRVRYRVDGVLMEAMTIPKNLQAPLVSRLKIMADMNIAERRVPQDGRIEVRHSSKDYDMRVSSIPTPFGEKIVMRILDKSSVMIGLNKLGFTEENQLKIEELTSQPNGMFLCTGPTGSGKTTTQYSVLNKLNTVGVNIITVEDPIEYQLNGIAQVQTNRKAGLTFATALRSFLRQDPDIIMVGEMRDLETAEIAIESSLTGHLVLSTLHTNDAPSATIRMIDMGVEPYLISATVIGVLAQRLGRRICNNCKEPYEVPAIDLRRFGFQVTDPDEMVTLHRGRGCEDCRQTGYKGRTGFHELMVMNAEIAELVVRRAPLADIKEAAKANGMKELREDGLTKVLAGITDPQEVMRVVFTAGF
- the argS gene encoding arginine--tRNA ligase, producing the protein MIRSLLTRHLADAVASLVAAGTLPPAEYGTPEIAEPKNPDHGDFACAFALTAAKQAGMNPRAIAEALALELGTHEAIAAVEIAGPGFLNLRLDPAWLGSLAAQVGAGFERSPAEISLKLNVEFVSVNPNGPITVGSGRGAAFGDTLCRVLEAAGHRVHREFYVNDGVNSEQMRLFAESVRHYVREAAGLASSFPEGGYKGDYVQEVAASVLAGHPDAAEKDVDWFQRRSQELMIARQKKDLADFGVEFDTWFSEQSLHEEDAVSAALEKLKADGVSFEKDGALWLRSTEYGDDKDRVLVRADGRPTYIASDIAYHENKFSRGFDKLIDIWGPDHHGYIGRMKAAVAAAGHRPEQFEVIIFQIVRFVKEGQPAPMRKRDGNIYSLRDLMDEIGKASLADDPDAEAIRLHGGTENQRVRGRDVARFFYLMRSHDTHMDFDID
- a CDS encoding type II secretion system GspH family protein, which produces MTRKRAFTLVELLTVIAIIALLAAIAFPVLARSKDNANRSSDIANMNSIRTALQLYRVDQGAYPPALLGYATLYATGPNAGNVMPASQVRGFLYPRRVDSSKTFQPAYARYGNADITTAVWPPADPRPLGSAPVLDLNGDGSVDSNDDVAGARQAFGPSDVVKRPNPNNAAENIENDPNPTINAYFYKISGYDVSEVPTGGGASRWELRYAKFWTTWGLTTGGADDDPRQLGYTDPPDGTVVTWDSYFRELDASGQATRANRDVVLFLGGGARTFDSRAISERSWRVVAR
- a CDS encoding type II secretion system F family protein, with the translated sequence MPVYGYTFRDPSGGTQKGTAEAESEEILRKRFEEQGFTITEVTVIKARSPKAKTYGRVKLAHLSVFCRQFSTMVDAGVSLVRCLDVLGQQTQDPKLKKILVDIGERVESGESLSRAMQRHPRTFSNLFIGLIRAGEIGGVLEESLQRLSHFLEKDVELRRKVKAAMTYPVLVLILSTGIVIFLVSWFVPQWAAILVDLGLKGDDIPAPTQFLIDLSDTIKHRWWMLLLGAFIIIFSWKLFTSTRFGRRVADRMKLKVPVFGKLHHKVCMARFSRTMGTLLTSGVPILQAMETVAGTVGNTIMADAVLEARARIREGDRIGEPLEASRLFPPMVVHMIGVGEESGSLDFMLQKIADFYESEVEATLQSLTAALEPIMIVGLGFIVGFIVVSMFLPLVRVIERLSSGGASDA
- a CDS encoding prepilin peptidase, whose translation is MFPEWTWLVGLWLGATVGSFLNVVVYRTPRNLSLSDPPRSFCPKCRHPLGLPDLVPLFSWLALRGRCRHCGAKVASRYFFVELINGAIWAGLWYRFFVDGHDPARFVAFAAAASTLVAVVFIDWELYIIPDQVNAFLWLVGILYNVALLATGAPEAWTWGMPSALAGWLAGVGALWGVAVFGRVLFRKDAMGHGDIKLARGIGAVLFPLSAFVSFALAIVLGAVLGVVQVLLLKGQGDAEGGPAEDAGDEGAWEPESIGSLFKSGLGYFLCIDIVGLFVPRLYESWFGEPAFAAAEEIEEFEVERTMIPFGPYLALGAVATMLFEGPLRGLWDRYFDWAFGGPAFVEHFHVLLGHIHS
- a CDS encoding type IV pilus twitching motility protein PilT, translating into MDTPTNTPQAAPGFQLSEDSVAEKPAEEVVKAGAPRSLEDLHIDELLHIVVDKNASDLHICTNSEPIIREDGKLKKLNFEKFSPQSLQRMMYDILSDENINRFETTLELDFSYALPRRARFRVNLYRDRGACAAAFRLIPSKIPTVGDLNLPKVLEKITEKPRGLVLVTGPTGSGKSTSLAAMINHINTTRSEHIITIEDPIEYLHTHKLSLINQRELGGDTKSFAAALRASLREDPDVILVGEMRDIETIALAITAAETGHLVFATLHTNNAAESMDRMIDVFPPGQQEQIRIQLANNIQAVVSQQLMPRAGAPGRVPAVEVMIASPAIRNLIRENKTHQIPSMIQTSAAHGMIAMDQSLRDLYLKGYVTLEEAMTRAINVEELKKMINTPQTGTAPSSPPRR